One genomic segment of Bradyrhizobium prioriisuperbiae includes these proteins:
- a CDS encoding adenylate/guanylate cyclase domain-containing protein — MRIGIRGAISSLVLASIALSAVGVHLLWWRTAQQVSQTLADTINEQIVSAVGDELQSITTEVRSAYTAVRSLLVQDVVDVADVKKREFVFLSQLQAQPTISWVAFGWPEGSFFAAHKLGDSTVEMIDIAAGQFTRRIEQYRLTGDDAAFDSRRSEETTYAVADQQWFKDAIKSDEAHWFNLTTHPVGERLAVAFAGPIDVHQQRKGVLAIIVELTRVSQFLSQLTVGKSAGAFILDRSGGVIAAPDPNADELNALKSDHPLLPVAVAAIRETGAAYDPEQGQPYRARIALARGAFEVVLTPISFPGWSLVTVVPESEFLGPVQATIRKLLIGLAALIVVAGLLSAWLAQRLVAAPLIKVVNEIKHVERFDLHKVVRHPSQLIEIENLSGAIADMALGLSAFRKYIPADLVKRLVSDGTQARLGGSVRPMTVMFIDMAGFTGMSERLGDRIIPLLSRYFEAVTLAIQAHDGTIDKFIGDAVMAFWGAPRMTSDHAVACCRAALACRQAVRDSGLTNDTGAPLHIRIGINSGDMLVGNIGSEARLNYTVIGDAVNIASRLESTNKVYGSGIIIGPQTRRLAGDEIIVRELDRLAVYGRAGELEIYELLGMSADHAGVPGWVEDYERGLASYRARDFSGAIACFRTALARRGEDEASSRMIQRCTELLSQPLADDWSDTTVADVK; from the coding sequence ATGCGTATCGGAATCCGCGGCGCCATTTCGAGTCTCGTCCTGGCGTCCATCGCCCTCAGCGCCGTCGGCGTGCATCTGCTGTGGTGGAGAACCGCGCAACAGGTCAGCCAGACTCTCGCCGACACCATCAATGAGCAGATCGTGTCCGCGGTCGGCGACGAGCTGCAGTCGATCACGACGGAGGTGCGCTCCGCCTATACCGCGGTGCGCAGCCTGCTGGTGCAGGACGTCGTCGACGTCGCCGACGTCAAAAAGCGCGAGTTCGTGTTCCTATCGCAATTGCAGGCGCAGCCGACGATTTCCTGGGTGGCGTTCGGGTGGCCGGAGGGATCGTTTTTTGCCGCCCACAAGCTGGGTGATTCCACCGTTGAGATGATCGATATCGCTGCAGGCCAGTTCACACGGCGGATCGAGCAATACAGGCTGACCGGTGACGACGCCGCATTCGACAGCCGCCGCTCCGAGGAAACGACCTATGCCGTCGCCGATCAGCAATGGTTCAAGGACGCAATCAAGTCCGACGAGGCGCACTGGTTCAACCTCACCACCCATCCGGTCGGCGAGCGGCTGGCGGTTGCCTTCGCCGGACCGATCGATGTGCATCAACAGCGCAAGGGAGTGCTGGCGATCATCGTCGAGCTGACGCGTGTGTCGCAGTTTCTGTCGCAGCTCACGGTCGGAAAGTCGGCCGGCGCCTTCATCCTCGATCGCAGCGGCGGTGTGATCGCCGCGCCTGACCCGAATGCCGACGAACTCAATGCGCTCAAGTCGGATCATCCGTTGCTGCCGGTGGCCGTTGCTGCAATCCGCGAAACCGGCGCCGCCTACGATCCCGAGCAGGGTCAGCCGTATCGCGCGCGGATCGCGCTGGCGCGCGGCGCCTTCGAGGTGGTGCTGACGCCGATCTCGTTTCCGGGCTGGTCGCTGGTCACCGTGGTTCCGGAATCCGAATTTCTCGGGCCGGTGCAGGCTACCATCCGCAAATTGCTGATCGGCCTTGCCGCTCTGATCGTCGTGGCTGGACTGTTGTCGGCATGGCTCGCGCAACGCCTGGTCGCCGCGCCGCTGATCAAGGTGGTCAACGAAATCAAGCATGTCGAGCGATTCGATCTGCACAAGGTCGTGCGGCATCCTTCGCAGCTGATCGAGATCGAGAATCTGTCCGGCGCCATTGCCGACATGGCGCTGGGGTTGTCGGCGTTCCGGAAATACATCCCCGCCGACCTGGTGAAACGGCTGGTGAGCGACGGCACGCAGGCGCGTCTCGGCGGATCCGTGCGGCCGATGACCGTGATGTTCATCGACATGGCCGGTTTCACCGGTATGTCGGAGCGGTTGGGCGATCGTATCATTCCGCTGCTGTCGCGCTATTTCGAAGCGGTCACGCTCGCAATCCAGGCCCATGACGGCACCATCGACAAGTTCATCGGCGATGCGGTGATGGCGTTCTGGGGGGCGCCCAGAATGACATCGGATCATGCGGTGGCGTGTTGCCGGGCGGCGCTGGCCTGCAGGCAGGCCGTTCGCGACTCCGGTCTGACAAATGACACAGGCGCTCCGCTGCATATCCGCATCGGAATCAATTCCGGCGACATGCTGGTGGGCAATATCGGCTCCGAGGCGCGTCTGAACTATACGGTAATCGGCGATGCGGTGAATATCGCGAGCCGGCTCGAGAGCACCAACAAGGTCTATGGCTCCGGCATCATCATCGGCCCGCAGACACGGCGGCTCGCGGGCGACGAGATCATCGTGCGTGAACTGGATCGCCTCGCCGTCTATGGCCGCGCCGGTGAGCTCGAGATCTACGAGTTGCTCGGCATGAGCGCCGACCATGCCGGCGTGCCGGGCTGGGTCGAAGATTATGAACGCGGGCTCGCGTCCTATCGCGCACGTGATTTCAGCGGTGCCATCGCATGCTTCCGAACTGCGCTCGCTCGTCGCGGCGAGGACGAGGCCTCATCGCGGATGATCCAGCGCTGCACGGAACTGCTGTCGCAGCCGCTCGCGGACGACTGGAGCGATACGACGGTGGCTGACGTCAAGTAG
- a CDS encoding SulP family inorganic anion transporter, protein MAETSRSPVADTTSGRHSWPVFRSLAAYRLAFLSRDLVAGLTLAAIAIPEQMATARLGGFAPQIGFFAFLAGALAFAAFGANRFLSSGADSTITPIFAGGLALLATSGSPQYASLAVALSLMVGLLLVAGGIFRLGFIADLLSVPVTVGFLLGISVHILISQLPAILGLPAPSGPMLARLWDLLVHLREANPFTVVIGLAVLAIIVVSEKTDARIPGALIGLACASAAVVLMGLEGRGVAVLGQLSVALPRLTLPDVAIMQWVHLVPLALIIAMVVMVQTAATTRSFPSDPETQPDVNRDFIGVGAGSLLSGLIGAFPVNASPPRTAIVSETGGRSQLASLFAAAIVLALILFGAALLRHVPHAALGGVLLFVALRIIRVKQIVAIYRQSLSEFVLVVATAAAIILFPIEQGVGLGIALSLLHGIWSTTRARVVLYERVPGTSIWWPAHPHVAGEREPNVIVAGFQAPLSFLNADHFRRDIIALLQASPQTRLLVLEATGIVEIDFTAAQMLNDIIRHCRESGVMFAVARLESVRAQEAVARFGLEQALGPDRVFHSVEQAVKGCKV, encoded by the coding sequence ATGGCGGAGACATCCCGGTCGCCCGTGGCGGATACCACAAGCGGCAGACATTCATGGCCCGTCTTCCGCTCACTGGCGGCCTATCGCCTGGCGTTTCTCTCCCGCGACCTCGTCGCCGGCCTGACCCTCGCCGCTATCGCCATTCCCGAGCAGATGGCGACGGCCCGGCTCGGCGGCTTCGCCCCACAAATCGGGTTCTTTGCCTTTCTTGCAGGCGCGCTGGCGTTCGCGGCTTTTGGCGCTAACCGTTTCCTGTCCAGCGGTGCCGATTCCACCATCACGCCGATCTTCGCCGGCGGCCTGGCTTTGCTGGCCACGTCCGGATCGCCGCAATATGCGTCGCTCGCGGTCGCGCTGTCGCTGATGGTCGGCCTGCTGCTGGTCGCCGGCGGCATTTTCCGTCTCGGCTTCATCGCCGACCTGCTGTCGGTGCCGGTTACTGTCGGCTTCCTGCTCGGCATCTCCGTCCATATTCTGATCTCGCAGTTACCCGCGATCCTCGGCCTGCCGGCCCCGTCGGGGCCGATGTTGGCGCGGCTGTGGGATCTGCTTGTGCATCTGCGGGAGGCCAATCCGTTTACCGTCGTGATCGGATTGGCCGTGCTCGCGATCATCGTGGTCTCGGAAAAGACCGACGCGCGCATTCCCGGCGCGCTGATCGGGCTCGCCTGCGCCAGCGCCGCGGTGGTGCTGATGGGGCTCGAGGGGCGGGGTGTGGCGGTGCTCGGTCAGCTGTCGGTGGCGCTGCCGCGGCTCACGCTGCCCGATGTGGCCATCATGCAATGGGTGCATCTGGTGCCGCTGGCGCTGATCATTGCCATGGTGGTGATGGTGCAGACCGCGGCCACCACGCGCTCGTTTCCATCGGATCCGGAAACGCAACCAGACGTCAACCGCGACTTCATTGGCGTCGGAGCCGGCAGCCTCCTGTCCGGTTTGATCGGCGCGTTCCCGGTCAACGCCAGTCCACCGCGCACCGCGATCGTGTCGGAGACTGGCGGGCGCTCGCAACTCGCGAGCCTGTTCGCGGCCGCGATTGTGCTCGCTCTGATCCTGTTCGGTGCGGCACTGCTGCGCCACGTGCCGCATGCGGCGCTTGGCGGTGTGTTGCTGTTCGTGGCGCTGCGCATCATCCGCGTGAAACAGATCGTCGCGATCTACCGGCAGTCGCTCAGCGAGTTCGTGCTGGTCGTCGCCACCGCCGCCGCCATCATCCTGTTTCCGATCGAACAGGGCGTAGGCCTCGGCATCGCGCTGTCGCTGCTGCACGGCATCTGGAGCACGACGCGCGCCCGTGTCGTGCTTTATGAGCGGGTACCGGGCACCTCGATCTGGTGGCCGGCGCATCCGCATGTGGCGGGCGAGCGCGAGCCGAACGTGATCGTGGCCGGCTTCCAGGCGCCGCTGTCGTTCCTCAACGCCGATCACTTCCGCCGCGACATTATTGCGCTCTTGCAGGCATCGCCGCAAACCCGCCTGCTGGTGCTGGAGGCCACCGGGATCGTCGAGATCGATTTCACCGCCGCGCAGATGCTGAACGACATCATCCGCCATTGTCGAGAGAGTGGGGTGATGTTCGCCGTCGCGCGGCTGGAATCCGTGCGGGCGCAGGAGGCGGTGGCGCGCTTCGGGCTCGAGCAAGCACTAGGGCCGGACCGGGTGTTTCACAGTGTGGAGCAGGCGGTGAAGGGGTGTAAAGTCTAG